One window of Triticum dicoccoides isolate Atlit2015 ecotype Zavitan chromosome 5A, WEW_v2.0, whole genome shotgun sequence genomic DNA carries:
- the LOC119302890 gene encoding BTB/POZ domain-containing protein POB1-like → MAGGDASSGAAPVLETAGEAEVDAGFEFAFDNEAFSDRVLRIEVVGAGRKRRREGEDGEGNTPVLRVKTVHISSVILAAKSSFFFKLFSNGMKESGQRQSTVRIADSEENAFMELLRFMYNGRLTPTTESTLLVDILMAADKFDVVSCIKLCGQRLIGLPMTLESAVRCLDLPCSISMAADLSEAAKKFLAKRYKKFLSTKFQDELMRIPLAGIVAILSRNLPGVASEKSVYDFVLRWADLQYPNSEQRREILSSSLLPMVPLRRSMTNVILIDQPSCIINFSLKREHCSGSFPSGSMRSPPFYCAGHGFFLSAHRRMEPSNSFVLIIQKLEDKGLVRGTVDYDIEVKTTPSLEFTTLWRRTTTTGCTQGFGCSVPWSEVIPDDSPFFIDDKLHIRVHVKITPQP, encoded by the exons ATGGCCGGAGGCGACGCGTCATCGGGGGCGGCGCCGGTGCTGGAGACGGCGGGGGAGGCGGAGGTGGACGCGGGCTTCGAGTTCGCCTTCGACAACGAGGCCTTCTCCGACAGGGTCCTGCGGATAGAGGTCGTCGGCGCtggccggaagcgccgccgtgaag GTGAGGATGGAGAAGGTAATACACCAGTTTTACGAGTCAAGACTGTACATATCAGTTCAGTGATTCTCGCCGCAAAAAGTTCTTTCTTTTTCAAG CTTTTCTCAAATGGCATGAAAGAATCTGGTCAGAGGCAGTCAACAGTTAGAATTGCTGATTCAG AGGAAAATGCCTTTATGGAGCTTTTACGGTTTATGTACAATGGAAGGTTGACACCAACAACTGAGTCCACTCTTCTGGTTGATATCTTGATGGCTGCTGACAAATTTGATGTCGTTTCGTGCATCAAGCTTTGCGGTCAGCGGCTCATAGGCCTGCCTATGACCCTAGAATCCGCAGTGAGGTGCCTAGATCTCCCATGTTCCATTTCAATGGCAGCTGACCTGTCAGAGGCAGCCAAGAAATTCCTTGCTAAAAGATACAAGAAATTCCTGTCAACAAA ATTCCAAGATGAACTGATGAGGATTCCCCTCGCTGGGATTGTGGCCATCTTATCACGGAATCTCCCTGGGGTTGCATCTGAAAAATCCGTCTATGACTTTGTGCTCAGGTGGGCCGACTTGCAGTACCCAAATTCAGAACAAAGACGCGAGATTTTAAGTTCAAGTTTACTTCCAATGGTGCCACTACGGCGTAGCATGACCAATGTGATCCTAATTGATCAGCCGTCTTGTATAATTAACTTCAGTCTAAAGCGTGAGCACTGCTCTGGGAGCTTCCCATCAGGATCGATGCGCTCGCCACCATTCTATTGTGCGGGGCATGGTTTCTTTCTCTCAGCACACCGTAGAATGGAGCCGTCCAACTCTTTTGTCCTCATAATACAGAAGCTAGAAGACAAGGGCCTAGTAAGGGGGACAGTAGATTATGATATTGAGGTAAAAACAACACCGTCGCTGGAGTTCACCACCTTGTGGAGGCGCACCACCACCACCGGTTGTACGCAAGGTTTTGGATGCAGTGTTCCTTGGTCAGAGGTCATTCCTGACGATAGCCCCTTCTTCATTGATGACAAACTCCATATTCGAGTTCATGTGAAGATAACGCCGCAGCCGTAG